The following coding sequences are from one Streptomyces angustmyceticus window:
- a CDS encoding asparaginase: MSQSSTTLPPHRAPGAAPVVRAPAHVPVAHVVRGGLVEGVHHGSVVVLAADGSVEFQAGDIEAAFYPRSALKPVQAVGLLRAGLPPLDDEALALVAASHSGEERHLATARRILDAAGLDEAALRNVPDLPYDPAVRDDWLRRGLGPSRLAQNCSGKHAAMLLTARTRDWPLDDYLDPGHPLQRDLAATVADLTGQGIARVTVDGCGAPLFAVSLHGLTRAAARLATAAPGTDEGRVAHAMRTYPELVSGSGRDVARLIRAVPGLLAKDGFEGVQIAALPDGRAVGVKIADGADRARMPVTAAALARCGIDPGVLAPFAAAPVIGGGAPVGTLRATAALTPHGT; this comes from the coding sequence ATGAGTCAGAGCAGCACCACCCTTCCGCCGCACCGCGCTCCGGGCGCCGCGCCCGTGGTCCGCGCACCGGCGCACGTCCCCGTCGCCCATGTGGTGCGCGGCGGACTCGTCGAAGGCGTCCACCACGGCTCGGTCGTGGTCCTGGCGGCCGACGGGAGCGTGGAGTTCCAGGCGGGCGACATCGAGGCCGCGTTCTACCCGCGCTCGGCGCTCAAGCCGGTCCAGGCGGTCGGCCTGCTGCGCGCGGGGCTGCCGCCGCTCGACGACGAGGCGCTGGCCCTCGTCGCGGCCAGCCACTCCGGCGAGGAACGGCATCTGGCCACCGCCCGGCGCATCCTGGACGCCGCCGGGCTGGACGAGGCCGCGCTGCGCAACGTCCCCGATCTGCCCTACGACCCCGCCGTCCGGGACGACTGGCTCCGCCGCGGCCTCGGGCCGAGCCGCCTCGCGCAGAACTGCTCGGGCAAGCACGCGGCCATGCTGCTGACCGCCCGCACCCGGGACTGGCCCCTGGACGACTACCTCGACCCCGGCCACCCCCTCCAGCGGGACCTCGCCGCGACGGTGGCGGACCTCACCGGCCAGGGCATCGCCCGGGTCACGGTCGACGGCTGCGGCGCCCCGCTGTTCGCGGTGTCCCTGCACGGCCTGACCCGGGCCGCCGCCCGGCTGGCGACGGCCGCCCCCGGCACCGACGAGGGCCGGGTCGCCCACGCCATGCGCACGTACCCGGAGCTGGTCTCCGGCAGCGGCCGGGACGTGGCCCGCCTGATCCGGGCGGTGCCGGGCCTGCTCGCCAAGGACGGCTTCGAGGGGGTGCAGATCGCGGCGCTGCCGGACGGGCGGGCGGTCGGCGTGAAGATAGCCGACGGCGCCGACCGCGCCCGGATGCCGGTGACGGCGGCGGCCCTGGCGCGCTGCGGCATCGACCCCGGCGTCCTCGCCCCCTTCGCCGCCGCCCCCGTCATCGGCGGCGGCGCCCCGGTCGGGACGCTGCGCGCGACGGCCGCGCTGACCCCGCACGGCACCTGA
- a CDS encoding aromatic ring-hydroxylating oxygenase subunit alpha, whose protein sequence is MTTTPTESAPAAATVPVAGASPSLIATLAGHYYTDPGIFRQEQEKIFERLWFCAVRSADLEKPGAFRTVRIGRESVLITRNRAGELRAFLNVCRHRGAQLCAEESGEVRRTLQCPYHAWTYDLDGRLVAAPNLQKMPDIDRTERGLVTVPLREWLGYAWVCLADDPPSFEDTVIGAAVERLGDAACLDRYRTEGLALGRRLTYDVRANWKLIIENFMECYHCGTIHPELTDVLPEFADGFAAQYYVGHGAAFAEEATGFTVDGSEGFGRLPGIEDTQDRRYYAITVRPQVFVNLVPDHVIVHRMFPTAPDRTLVECDWLYLPEVVASGADLAKSVELFHRVNTQDFDACERTQPAMSSRAYRTGGVLVPSEHHIGGFHRWVRDRLGEREGATG, encoded by the coding sequence ATGACGACCACCCCCACCGAGTCCGCCCCGGCCGCGGCCACTGTGCCCGTTGCCGGTGCCTCCCCGAGCCTGATCGCCACCCTCGCCGGCCACTACTACACCGACCCCGGCATCTTCCGGCAGGAGCAGGAGAAGATCTTCGAGCGGCTGTGGTTCTGCGCTGTCCGCAGCGCCGACCTGGAAAAGCCGGGCGCCTTCCGTACGGTCCGGATCGGCCGGGAGAGCGTGCTGATCACCCGGAACCGGGCCGGAGAGCTGCGCGCCTTCCTCAACGTCTGCCGGCACCGCGGCGCGCAGCTGTGCGCCGAGGAGTCCGGCGAGGTCCGCCGCACCCTCCAGTGCCCCTACCACGCCTGGACCTACGACCTCGACGGCCGCCTGGTGGCCGCCCCCAACCTGCAGAAGATGCCGGACATCGACCGTACGGAACGCGGCCTGGTCACCGTCCCCCTCCGCGAATGGCTGGGCTACGCCTGGGTGTGCCTGGCCGACGACCCGCCGTCCTTCGAGGACACCGTGATCGGCGCGGCCGTCGAGCGGCTCGGCGACGCCGCCTGTCTCGACCGCTACCGCACCGAGGGGCTCGCCCTCGGCCGGCGCCTGACCTATGACGTGCGCGCCAACTGGAAGCTCATCATCGAGAACTTCATGGAGTGCTACCACTGCGGCACCATCCACCCCGAACTCACCGACGTGCTTCCGGAGTTCGCCGACGGTTTCGCCGCCCAGTACTACGTCGGCCACGGCGCGGCCTTCGCCGAGGAGGCCACCGGATTCACCGTGGACGGCAGCGAGGGCTTCGGCCGGCTCCCCGGCATCGAGGACACCCAGGACCGCCGCTACTACGCGATCACCGTCCGGCCGCAGGTGTTCGTCAACCTCGTCCCCGACCATGTCATCGTCCACCGGATGTTCCCGACGGCCCCCGACCGCACCCTCGTCGAATGCGACTGGCTGTACCTCCCCGAGGTTGTCGCCTCCGGCGCCGACCTCGCCAAGTCCGTCGAACTCTTCCACCGCGTCAACACCCAGGACTTCGACGCCTGCGAACGCACCCAGCCCGCCATGAGCTCCCGCGCCTACCGCACGGGCGGGGTGCTGGTCCCCAGCGAGCACCACATCGGCGGCTTCCACCGGTGGGTCAGGGACCGGCTGGGGGAGCGGGAGGGCGCGACGGGATGA
- a CDS encoding DUF2848 domain-containing protein, with product MAALTFELPDGTQRRVEVSRLLNAGYAGRSQADVAAHVAELAELGVPAPSTVPALYPVAPYLGQQTAEVPVQHARTSGEAEWALVVDETGDLLLTAACDHTDRALEAHGVAWSKNAGPDVLARTAWRLADVADRLDTLTLRAWVTPVGGGAEVLLQDGTAGELLTPGYWTEVLRERGELRPGTVLISGTIPMRAGVDPFAARWRVELADPATGNVIALAYDVLPMPEPIG from the coding sequence ATGGCCGCTCTGACCTTCGAGCTCCCGGACGGAACACAGCGCAGGGTCGAGGTGTCGAGGCTGCTCAACGCCGGGTACGCCGGCCGCAGCCAAGCCGATGTGGCCGCCCACGTCGCGGAACTGGCGGAACTCGGCGTACCCGCGCCGTCCACCGTCCCCGCCCTCTACCCGGTCGCGCCCTACCTGGGCCAGCAGACCGCCGAGGTGCCGGTGCAGCACGCCCGCACCTCGGGCGAGGCGGAGTGGGCGCTCGTCGTGGACGAGACCGGGGACCTGCTGCTCACGGCGGCCTGCGACCACACCGACCGCGCTCTGGAGGCGCACGGCGTGGCCTGGAGCAAGAACGCCGGACCTGATGTGCTCGCCCGTACGGCATGGCGCCTGGCCGACGTCGCCGACCGCCTCGACACCCTGACCCTGCGCGCCTGGGTGACCCCCGTCGGCGGCGGCGCGGAGGTCCTCCTCCAGGACGGGACGGCGGGCGAGCTGCTGACGCCCGGCTACTGGACCGAGGTGCTGCGCGAGCGCGGCGAGCTGCGGCCCGGCACGGTCCTGATATCGGGGACCATCCCGATGCGGGCTGGCGTCGACCCGTTCGCGGCCCGCTGGCGCGTCGAACTCGCCGACCCGGCCACCGGGAACGTCATCGCGCTCGCCTACGACGTGCTCCCGATGCCGGAGCCGATCGGCTGA
- the solA gene encoding N-methyl-L-tryptophan oxidase, with product MAPTYDVIVLGLGGMGSAAAHHLAARGARVLGLEKFGPVHHRGSSHGGSRITRQSYFEDPAYVPLLLRSYELYEKLERDTGRQIATLCGGVMIGRPDSRTVRGSLESARRWDLPHEMLGPEEIRRRFPTLTPADDEVALYEARAGLVRPEFTVAAHVQLAGRDGAELHFEEPVTRWEELPGGSGVRVHTPENTYTAGQLVICPGAWAPQLLTDLGVPFTIERQVMYWFAPDGGTAPFVPERHPIYIWEDDRGVQVYGFPSIDGPDGGAKVAFFRKGTVCTPETIERTVHDHEVRAMADQMRPRIPALPGRFLKAATCMYSNTPDEHFVITRHPAHPETVTVACGFSGHGFKFVPVVGEIVADLALTGATAHPIELFDPRRAAAAAA from the coding sequence ATGGCTCCCACCTACGACGTCATCGTCCTCGGCCTCGGCGGCATGGGCAGTGCCGCCGCCCACCACCTCGCCGCCCGCGGCGCCCGGGTCCTGGGCCTGGAGAAGTTCGGCCCGGTGCACCACCGCGGCTCCAGCCACGGCGGTTCCCGTATCACCCGGCAGTCCTACTTCGAGGACCCCGCCTACGTCCCGCTGCTGCTGCGCTCCTACGAGCTGTACGAGAAGCTGGAGCGGGACACCGGCCGCCAGATCGCCACCCTCTGCGGCGGGGTGATGATCGGCCGCCCCGACAGCCGCACCGTCCGCGGCAGTCTGGAATCCGCCCGCCGGTGGGACCTCCCGCACGAGATGCTCGGCCCCGAGGAGATCCGCCGCCGCTTCCCGACCCTCACACCCGCCGACGACGAGGTCGCGCTGTACGAGGCGCGGGCGGGCCTGGTCCGGCCGGAGTTCACCGTCGCCGCGCATGTCCAGCTCGCCGGCCGGGACGGCGCCGAGCTGCACTTCGAGGAACCGGTCACCCGCTGGGAGGAGCTGCCCGGCGGCTCCGGGGTCCGCGTGCACACCCCCGAGAACACCTACACCGCGGGCCAGTTGGTGATCTGCCCGGGAGCCTGGGCGCCCCAACTGCTCACCGACCTGGGGGTGCCGTTCACCATCGAACGGCAGGTCATGTACTGGTTCGCCCCCGACGGCGGCACCGCGCCCTTCGTCCCGGAGCGGCACCCGATCTACATCTGGGAGGACGACCGGGGCGTCCAGGTCTACGGCTTCCCGTCGATCGACGGCCCGGACGGCGGTGCCAAGGTCGCGTTCTTCCGCAAGGGCACCGTCTGCACCCCGGAGACCATCGAACGCACCGTGCACGACCACGAGGTGCGCGCCATGGCCGACCAGATGCGCCCCCGCATCCCCGCCCTCCCCGGCCGCTTCCTCAAGGCCGCCACCTGCATGTACTCCAACACTCCCGACGAGCACTTCGTGATCACCCGGCACCCCGCGCACCCGGAGACCGTGACCGTCGCCTGCGGGTTCTCCGGGCACGGCTTCAAGTTCGTCCCCGTGGTCGGTGAGATCGTCGCCGATCTCGCGCTGACCGGGGCCACCGCGCACCCCATCGAGCTGTTCGACCCCCGCCGGGCCGCCGCCGCGGCCGCTTGA
- a CDS encoding carbon-nitrogen hydrolase family protein translates to MRIALCQMTASTDPKENLVDVQDQVRGAARAGARLVVLPEAAMVRFGTPLAEVAEPLDGPWAEGVRAVARETGVTVVAGMFTPAPDGRVANTLLATGPGVEESYDKIHLYDAFGFRESDTVAPGHRVVTIDVDDVRVGLATCYDLRFPELFRAHADAGATLSLLPASWAAGPGKRAQWDLLVRARALDATVWVAAVDQAAPDPGIDPEEPAQAPNGVGHTALIGPDGTVRGRLGSTPDLLIGEVDPEEARRVRRAVAVLDNRKL, encoded by the coding sequence ATGCGCATCGCGCTGTGCCAGATGACGGCATCGACCGATCCCAAGGAGAACCTCGTGGACGTCCAGGACCAGGTCCGCGGCGCCGCGCGCGCCGGGGCCCGGCTGGTGGTCCTTCCCGAGGCGGCCATGGTGCGGTTCGGGACCCCGCTCGCGGAGGTGGCCGAGCCGCTGGACGGGCCGTGGGCCGAGGGGGTACGGGCGGTCGCCAGGGAGACCGGGGTGACGGTCGTGGCGGGCATGTTCACCCCGGCGCCCGACGGACGGGTGGCCAACACCCTGCTCGCCACCGGCCCCGGCGTCGAGGAGTCCTACGACAAGATCCACCTGTACGACGCGTTCGGCTTCCGGGAGTCCGACACGGTCGCCCCGGGCCACCGCGTGGTCACCATCGACGTCGACGACGTCCGGGTGGGCCTGGCGACGTGCTACGACCTGCGGTTCCCCGAGCTGTTCCGGGCGCATGCGGACGCCGGGGCGACGCTGTCGCTGCTGCCCGCCTCCTGGGCCGCGGGGCCGGGCAAGCGTGCGCAGTGGGACCTGCTGGTGCGGGCCCGCGCCCTGGACGCGACCGTCTGGGTGGCGGCCGTGGACCAGGCCGCCCCGGATCCGGGGATCGACCCCGAGGAGCCCGCCCAGGCCCCGAACGGCGTCGGGCACACCGCGCTGATCGGCCCCGACGGGACCGTCCGCGGCCGGCTGGGCAGCACTCCCGACCTGCTGATCGGGGAAGTGGACCCCGAGGAGGCCCGGCGGGTCAGGCGGGCCGTGGCGGTGCTGGACAACCGGAAGCTGTAG
- a CDS encoding MFS transporter: MRAFVASLTGTSLEWYDFAVYSAASALVFGKLFFPSADPLTGTLLAFSTYAVGYVSRPLGGFLFGRLGDVIGRKKVLVATLVLIGTATLLIGLLPTQAAIGPAAPAALVLLRFAQGVGVGGEWGGAVLLTSEYADSHRRGFWASAAQIGPPAGNLMANGVLAALGSLLTDQQFLAWGWRIAFLLSGVLVAFGLWIRVRLEETPVFRAMEASGDRPEAPVREVFTAQPRALVAAVLSRVAPDVLYAMFTVFVLTYATEHLRLPREQALAAVLIGSALQIVLIPLAGALSDRWNRRRMYLGGAVAAGVWPFVFFPMADSGSFGLLVLGVVVALAIHSLLYGPQAAFVAEQFTPRLRYTGSSLAYTLAGVIGGAVAPLLFTALLGSFGSWLPLALYLAGTAVVTLVGVLLGRDPAHDEDEQYAHPAKGAGRSPGRMITEAPGR; this comes from the coding sequence GTGCGCGCCTTCGTCGCCAGCCTGACCGGCACCTCGCTGGAGTGGTACGACTTCGCGGTCTACTCGGCCGCCTCGGCGCTGGTCTTCGGCAAACTCTTCTTCCCGTCGGCCGACCCGCTGACCGGCACCCTGCTGGCGTTCTCCACCTACGCGGTCGGCTATGTCTCACGGCCGCTCGGCGGGTTCCTCTTCGGCCGGCTCGGTGACGTCATCGGCCGCAAGAAGGTGCTGGTGGCGACGTTGGTGCTGATCGGCACCGCGACGCTGCTGATCGGCCTGCTGCCCACCCAGGCCGCCATCGGCCCGGCCGCACCGGCGGCGCTGGTGCTGCTGCGTTTCGCCCAGGGCGTCGGCGTCGGCGGCGAGTGGGGCGGCGCCGTCCTGCTGACCAGCGAGTACGCGGACAGCCACCGGCGCGGCTTCTGGGCCTCGGCGGCGCAGATCGGCCCGCCCGCCGGCAACCTGATGGCCAACGGCGTGCTGGCGGCCCTCGGCTCGCTCCTGACCGACCAGCAGTTCCTGGCGTGGGGCTGGCGGATCGCCTTCCTGCTCTCCGGCGTCCTGGTGGCTTTCGGGCTGTGGATCCGCGTGCGCCTGGAGGAGACGCCGGTGTTCCGGGCCATGGAGGCGAGCGGCGACCGGCCCGAGGCGCCGGTCCGCGAGGTGTTCACGGCCCAGCCGCGGGCCCTGGTGGCGGCGGTCCTCAGCCGGGTCGCGCCGGACGTGCTCTACGCGATGTTCACCGTCTTCGTCCTCACCTACGCCACCGAGCACCTGAGGCTGCCCCGCGAACAGGCGCTGGCGGCCGTACTGATCGGCTCGGCGCTGCAGATCGTGCTGATCCCGCTGGCCGGGGCGCTGTCGGACCGCTGGAACCGGCGCCGGATGTACCTCGGCGGCGCGGTCGCCGCGGGGGTGTGGCCGTTCGTGTTCTTCCCGATGGCGGACAGCGGTTCCTTCGGGCTGCTGGTGCTGGGCGTGGTGGTGGCCCTGGCGATCCACTCCCTGCTGTACGGGCCGCAGGCCGCGTTCGTCGCCGAACAGTTCACCCCCCGGCTGCGCTACACCGGGTCGTCGCTGGCGTACACGCTGGCCGGGGTGATCGGCGGGGCGGTCGCTCCGCTGCTGTTCACCGCGCTGCTGGGCTCCTTCGGCAGCTGGCTGCCGCTGGCCCTGTACCTGGCCGGGACCGCCGTGGTCACCCTCGTGGGCGTGCTGCTGGGGCGGGATCCGGCGCACGATGAGGACGAGCAGTACGCCCACCCGGCGAAGGGCGCCGGGCGGTCGCCGGGGAGGATGATCACAGAAGCACCCGGCCGCTGA
- a CDS encoding GntR family transcriptional regulator — translation MQSGREKAYAYLKDSVLTDPEMQDRFLSEQEIADRIGVSRTPIREALLLLAAEDLVRLVPKRGAHIAPLSGREIRDLMEMRGLIERFAAERTTDQGTAPVDEMADILAHQDTLRGEETTKEFIAADHRFHATLVAAVGNTLMSRQYDALRSRQIRAGVLALYRSGNRQDEVLAEHRQILDALAAGDAAAACAAIDGHIRATQRILLAA, via the coding sequence ATGCAGTCGGGGCGTGAGAAGGCCTACGCGTATCTCAAGGACAGTGTGCTGACCGACCCGGAGATGCAGGACCGGTTCCTGTCCGAGCAGGAGATCGCGGACCGGATCGGCGTCTCCCGCACTCCGATCCGCGAGGCCCTGCTGCTGCTCGCCGCCGAGGACCTGGTGCGGCTGGTCCCCAAGCGCGGGGCGCATATCGCGCCGCTGTCCGGCCGCGAGATCAGGGACCTGATGGAGATGCGCGGCCTGATCGAGCGCTTCGCCGCGGAGCGTACGACGGATCAGGGGACCGCGCCCGTCGACGAGATGGCGGACATCCTCGCCCACCAGGACACCCTGCGGGGCGAGGAGACCACCAAGGAGTTCATCGCCGCCGACCACCGCTTCCACGCCACCCTCGTCGCGGCCGTCGGCAACACCCTGATGAGCCGTCAGTACGACGCGCTGCGCAGCCGCCAGATCCGGGCCGGGGTCCTCGCCCTCTACCGCTCGGGCAACCGCCAGGACGAGGTGCTCGCCGAGCACCGGCAGATCCTCGACGCCCTGGCGGCCGGGGACGCCGCGGCCGCCTGTGCGGCCATCGACGGCCACATCAGGGCGACCCAGCGCATCCTCCTGGCCGCCTGA
- the aspA gene encoding aspartate ammonia-lyase: MTAAGHRREHDLLGDREIPADAYWGVHTLRAVENFPITGTPISAYPHLINALAAVKEAAARANEDLGLLDSGRADAIAAACREIRAGGRLHDQFVVDVIQGGAGTSTNMNANEVIANRALEILGHAKGDYRHLHPNEHVNLGQSTNDVYPTAVKVATVIAVHELLDAMTVLREAFAAKAEEFRDVLKMGRTQLQDAVPMTLGQEFSAYAVMLEEDQSRLAEAVPLIHEINLGATAIGTGLNAPEGYAEAARGHLAALTGLPLVTAANLVEATQDCGAFVHLSGVLKRVAVKLSKSCNDLRLLSSGPRAGLAEINLPPVQAGSSIMPGKVNPVIPEVVNQVAFEVIGNDVTITMAAEAGQLQLNAFEPVILHSLSESITHLGAACRTLAERCVAGITANTETLRASVENSIGLVTALNPHIGYTAATAIAKEALATGRGVAELVLEQGLLPADRLAALLRPEEIAGTGRDTAAV, encoded by the coding sequence ATGACTGCCGCCGGCCACCGCCGCGAACACGATCTGCTCGGCGACCGCGAGATACCCGCCGACGCGTACTGGGGCGTGCACACCCTGCGCGCCGTGGAGAACTTCCCGATCACCGGTACGCCGATCTCCGCCTACCCGCACCTGATCAACGCGCTCGCCGCCGTCAAGGAGGCCGCCGCCCGGGCCAACGAGGACCTCGGGCTGCTCGACTCCGGGCGGGCCGACGCGATCGCCGCCGCCTGCCGGGAGATCCGGGCCGGCGGCCGGCTGCACGACCAGTTCGTCGTCGATGTCATCCAGGGCGGCGCCGGCACCTCGACGAACATGAACGCCAACGAGGTGATCGCCAACCGGGCGCTGGAGATCCTGGGCCACGCCAAGGGCGACTACCGCCATCTGCACCCCAACGAGCACGTCAACCTCGGCCAGTCGACGAACGACGTCTACCCGACGGCCGTCAAGGTCGCCACGGTCATCGCGGTGCACGAACTGCTCGACGCGATGACCGTGCTGCGCGAGGCGTTCGCGGCCAAGGCCGAGGAGTTCCGCGACGTCCTCAAGATGGGCCGCACCCAGCTCCAGGACGCGGTGCCGATGACCCTGGGCCAGGAGTTCTCGGCGTACGCGGTGATGCTGGAGGAGGACCAGAGCCGGCTGGCGGAAGCCGTGCCGCTGATCCACGAGATCAACCTCGGCGCCACGGCCATCGGCACCGGCCTCAACGCCCCCGAGGGCTACGCCGAGGCGGCCCGCGGGCACCTGGCCGCCCTCACCGGACTGCCCCTGGTCACCGCCGCGAACCTCGTCGAGGCCACCCAGGACTGCGGGGCGTTCGTGCACCTGTCGGGCGTCCTCAAGCGGGTCGCCGTCAAGCTCTCCAAGAGCTGCAACGATCTGCGGCTGCTCTCCTCAGGACCGCGGGCGGGCCTCGCGGAGATCAACCTGCCGCCGGTGCAGGCCGGTTCGAGCATCATGCCCGGCAAGGTCAACCCGGTGATCCCCGAGGTCGTCAACCAGGTCGCCTTCGAGGTCATCGGCAACGACGTCACCATCACCATGGCCGCGGAGGCCGGCCAGCTCCAGCTCAACGCCTTCGAGCCGGTGATCCTGCACTCCCTCTCGGAGAGCATCACCCACCTGGGAGCCGCCTGCCGCACCCTGGCCGAGCGCTGCGTGGCGGGCATCACCGCCAACACCGAGACGCTGCGCGCGAGCGTGGAGAACTCCATCGGGCTGGTCACCGCCCTCAACCCGCACATCGGCTACACCGCCGCCACCGCGATCGCCAAGGAAGCGCTCGCCACCGGGCGCGGCGTCGCCGAACTGGTCCTGGAACAGGGGCTGCTCCCGGCCGACCGGCTCGCCGCCCTGCTGCGCCCGGAGGAGATCGCCGGCACGGGCCGCGACACGGCCGCCGTCTGA
- a CDS encoding GcvT family protein — protein sequence MSRTPAHRSRVVVIGAGIVGCSLADELTARGWSEVTVLEQGPLPAPGGSTSHAPGLVFRTGPSKTMTEFAAYTVEKFGALEADGLPCFHPVGGLEIATTEARWADLHRKAGLAASWGVRGALLSPRQCKELWPMLDETVLYGGFHTPDDGLARAVPACRAQIARAESRGARFLERHTVTGIERADGRVTGVVTDRGTFPADHVVSAAGFWGPVIGAMAGVDVPLLPLAHQYATTEPLPELAGVNDPRREASKPILRFQDRDLYFREHHDRLGIGSYAHRPMPVDPFTVPAFDEAPVMPSSLPFTADDFAPSWQDSVGLLPALGASRVAEGFNGVFSFTPDGMPVLGESRELRGFWLAEAVWVTHSAGVAKAVAEWMTEGRPAVDIHECDLYRFEDAQRSPAYIADRGAQSFIEVYDVIHPLQPMEQPRPLRTSPFYPRQQELGAYFLEAGGWERPHWYEANAPLAEGLHLPERDAWSARHWSPIAAAEARATRERVALYDMTPLRRLEVTGPGALAFLQRMTSNNLAKKPGAVTYTLLLDETGGIRSDLTVARLAPDRFQVGANSAADLDWLLRHAPDGEVQVRDITSGTCCIGVWGPLARDLVQPLTRDDFSHETFGYFRARQTHLGHVPVTALRLSYVGELGWELYTTADLGLRLWDTLWEAGREHGVIAAGRSAFNSLRLEKGYRAWGHDMTTEHDPYEAGVGFAVRPAKGDFLGRDALEGRSDQTAARRLSCLTLDDPDALVLGKEPVLVDGVPAGYVTSAAYGYTLGRGIAYAWLPAAAAAPGTPVHIEYFGEKIPATVAQEPLFDPRMERIRR from the coding sequence GACCGAGTTCGCCGCCTACACCGTCGAGAAGTTCGGCGCCCTGGAGGCGGACGGGCTGCCCTGCTTCCACCCGGTCGGCGGCCTGGAGATCGCCACCACCGAGGCCCGCTGGGCCGACCTGCACCGCAAGGCCGGGCTCGCCGCCTCCTGGGGCGTACGCGGTGCGCTGCTCTCCCCGCGGCAGTGCAAGGAGCTGTGGCCGATGCTCGACGAGACCGTGCTGTACGGCGGTTTCCACACCCCCGACGACGGCCTGGCCCGCGCGGTGCCCGCCTGCCGCGCCCAGATCGCCCGGGCCGAGAGCCGCGGCGCCCGCTTCCTGGAGCGGCACACCGTCACCGGCATCGAGCGGGCGGACGGCCGCGTCACCGGCGTCGTCACCGACCGCGGCACCTTCCCCGCCGACCACGTCGTCTCGGCCGCCGGCTTCTGGGGCCCGGTGATCGGCGCGATGGCCGGGGTGGACGTACCGCTGCTGCCGCTGGCCCACCAGTACGCCACCACCGAGCCGCTGCCCGAACTCGCCGGCGTCAACGACCCTCGTCGCGAGGCGAGCAAGCCGATCCTGCGCTTCCAGGACCGCGACCTCTACTTCCGCGAGCACCACGACCGGCTCGGCATCGGCTCCTACGCCCACCGCCCGATGCCCGTCGACCCCTTCACCGTCCCCGCCTTCGACGAAGCTCCCGTGATGCCGTCGTCGCTGCCCTTCACCGCGGACGACTTCGCCCCGAGCTGGCAGGACAGCGTCGGGCTGCTGCCCGCGCTCGGCGCCTCGCGGGTGGCCGAGGGTTTCAACGGCGTCTTCTCCTTCACCCCCGACGGGATGCCGGTCCTCGGCGAGTCCCGCGAACTGCGCGGATTCTGGCTCGCCGAGGCGGTCTGGGTCACCCACTCCGCGGGCGTCGCCAAGGCCGTCGCCGAGTGGATGACGGAGGGCCGGCCCGCCGTCGACATCCACGAATGCGACCTCTACCGCTTCGAGGACGCCCAGCGCTCGCCCGCCTACATCGCCGACCGCGGCGCCCAGAGCTTCATCGAGGTCTACGACGTCATCCACCCGCTGCAGCCCATGGAGCAGCCGCGGCCGCTGCGCACCAGCCCCTTCTACCCGCGGCAGCAGGAACTCGGCGCGTACTTCCTGGAGGCCGGCGGCTGGGAACGCCCGCACTGGTACGAGGCCAACGCCCCGCTCGCCGAAGGGCTGCACCTCCCCGAGCGGGACGCCTGGTCCGCCCGCCACTGGTCGCCGATCGCCGCCGCCGAGGCCCGGGCCACCCGCGAACGGGTCGCCCTCTACGACATGACCCCGCTGCGCAGGCTGGAGGTCACCGGCCCCGGCGCCCTCGCCTTCCTCCAGCGGATGACCAGCAACAACCTCGCCAAGAAGCCGGGCGCGGTGACCTACACCCTGCTCCTGGACGAGACCGGCGGCATCCGCTCCGACCTCACCGTCGCCCGGCTGGCCCCCGACCGCTTCCAGGTCGGCGCCAACAGCGCAGCCGACCTCGACTGGCTGCTGCGGCATGCCCCGGACGGGGAAGTACAGGTCCGTGACATCACCTCCGGCACCTGCTGCATCGGCGTCTGGGGCCCGCTCGCCCGCGACCTGGTCCAGCCGCTCACCCGCGACGACTTCTCCCACGAGACCTTCGGCTACTTCCGGGCCCGGCAGACCCACCTCGGCCATGTCCCGGTCACCGCCCTGCGCCTGAGCTACGTCGGCGAGCTGGGCTGGGAGCTGTACACCACCGCCGACCTGGGGCTGCGGCTGTGGGACACGCTCTGGGAGGCGGGCCGTGAGCACGGGGTGATCGCCGCCGGACGCAGCGCCTTCAACAGCCTCCGGCTGGAGAAGGGGTACCGCGCCTGGGGCCATGACATGACCACCGAGCACGACCCGTACGAGGCCGGCGTCGGCTTCGCCGTCCGCCCCGCCAAGGGCGACTTCCTCGGCCGCGACGCACTGGAGGGCCGCAGCGATCAGACCGCGGCCCGCAGGCTCAGCTGCCTCACGCTCGACGACCCGGACGCCCTCGTCCTGGGCAAGGAACCGGTCCTAGTCGACGGCGTCCCGGCCGGCTACGTCACCTCCGCCGCCTACGGCTACACCCTGGGCCGGGGCATCGCCTACGCCTGGCTGCCGGCCGCCGCCGCGGCCCCCGGCACCCCCGTCCACATCGAGTACTTCGGCGAGAAGATCCCCGCGACCGTCGCCCAGGAGCCCCTCTTCGACCCCCGGATGGAACGCATCCGCAGGTAG